One window from the genome of Mucilaginibacter ginsenosidivorans encodes:
- a CDS encoding MFS transporter, translating to MPAEKLTLGKELAYACGMIGWSIMTNIIIVMLPYFYLPPSNAGLVQLVPQLLLFGVINILSIIAASGRLADALYDPFIASMSDKSRHRRGRRIPFMQWAILPAVVFCCLTFYPLVKGVSDNNSIWLAITMVLFFMGATTYIIPYNALLPELTHSAAEKVKLSSFQQAGFVLGIIIAALVNNYADLVQRFFHVADRDLAVQYTIWGLCIVAGLIMLVPVLAIDEKKYTTGKPAHLPIMQAIRKTFGNSNFKYYLISDFTFYISLSIVSSGLLYFVTVLLNIDESEGGKLMGAMVVSSLLFYPVVNYFSRKIGKKPLVLIAFGMLSLIFVMIYFLGKFPVSPYVQAYALALLTAFPLAALGILPNAILAEIAQQDAEETGENREGMFFAVKYFFVKMGQTLGIALFAFLTVYGKDPGHDHGLRLNGICGCVLCLAALIFFSRFKESRSN from the coding sequence ATGCCTGCCGAAAAACTGACCTTAGGAAAAGAACTCGCCTACGCCTGCGGGATGATAGGCTGGAGCATTATGACAAATATTATTATCGTGATGCTGCCTTATTTTTACCTGCCGCCATCCAATGCCGGATTGGTGCAATTGGTACCTCAACTGCTGCTTTTCGGTGTTATCAATATCTTGTCCATCATAGCTGCATCAGGCAGACTTGCTGATGCTTTATACGATCCGTTCATCGCCTCGATGAGTGATAAAAGCCGACATCGTCGTGGGCGGCGTATACCATTTATGCAATGGGCCATTTTGCCCGCCGTAGTATTTTGCTGCCTCACTTTTTACCCCTTGGTAAAAGGGGTGAGCGATAATAACTCGATTTGGCTGGCGATTACAATGGTGCTTTTTTTTATGGGGGCGACAACTTATATAATTCCGTACAACGCCTTATTACCCGAACTAACTCATAGCGCAGCCGAAAAAGTTAAGCTTTCGTCTTTTCAACAAGCCGGTTTTGTTTTGGGTATTATCATCGCAGCACTGGTAAATAACTATGCCGACCTGGTGCAGCGTTTCTTCCATGTGGCTGATCGTGATTTGGCGGTGCAGTATACTATCTGGGGGCTGTGCATAGTGGCGGGGCTGATCATGCTGGTACCGGTTTTGGCTATCGACGAAAAGAAATATACAACGGGCAAACCGGCGCACTTGCCAATTATGCAGGCGATCCGGAAAACATTCGGCAACTCAAACTTTAAGTATTATCTCATTTCTGATTTTACATTTTATATCTCTCTTAGCATAGTCTCCAGCGGTTTGTTATATTTTGTAACCGTGCTGCTTAATATCGACGAATCGGAAGGAGGAAAACTGATGGGAGCTATGGTTGTGTCTTCGTTGCTATTCTACCCGGTCGTTAATTATTTTTCAAGGAAGATCGGTAAGAAACCACTGGTACTTATAGCTTTCGGCATGTTGAGCCTGATTTTTGTGATGATCTATTTTCTTGGGAAATTTCCCGTCTCGCCCTATGTGCAAGCCTATGCTTTAGCGCTGCTTACCGCTTTCCCGTTGGCTGCATTGGGTATTTTGCCAAACGCGATCTTAGCTGAAATAGCACAGCAGGATGCCGAAGAGACCGGTGAGAACCGTGAGGGAATGTTTTTCGCAGTAAAATATTTTTTCGTAAAAATGGGGCAGACGCTGGGGATCGCCTTGTTTGCTTTCCTTACCGTTTATGGTAAAGACCCAGGTCACGATCATGGCCTGAGGCTGAACGGTATTTGCGGTTGCGTGCTTTGCCTGGCTGCGCTGATCTTTTTCAGCAGGTTCAAAGAGTCGCGCAGCAACTAA
- a CDS encoding molybdopterin-dependent oxidoreductase, with product MKKPEKELSVEQKIKRRTFISFGLFGVYAAGAYGAWRWLYKSPEETAGITAGARKPLRRALNKTEIFFRRLTFNENHLVKTYPKEMAARIIRHNSDIGSEGKLPPENWKLQVKKINGETLQVSLDEIMALPKTEITYDFKCVEGWDQIQHWAGVKFSDFIAHYKLDAEAKLQYVGLETPDKQYYVGIDMPSAMHPQTLLAYQMNDVLLSGNHGQPLRLIIPVKYGIKNLKRIGTMTFSNSRPRDYWAEQGYDYFSGL from the coding sequence ATGAAAAAGCCTGAGAAAGAACTTTCTGTTGAACAGAAAATAAAACGACGGACCTTCATATCCTTTGGCTTGTTTGGCGTATACGCCGCGGGGGCCTATGGGGCATGGAGGTGGTTGTATAAATCGCCGGAAGAAACCGCGGGGATAACTGCCGGTGCACGCAAACCTTTGCGCCGGGCACTAAACAAAACCGAAATATTTTTCAGGAGGCTTACCTTTAACGAAAATCACCTGGTGAAAACTTATCCGAAGGAGATGGCAGCCAGGATCATCAGGCATAACAGCGACATCGGATCGGAAGGTAAGCTGCCGCCCGAAAACTGGAAACTGCAGGTAAAGAAGATCAACGGCGAAACACTCCAGGTGTCACTGGATGAGATCATGGCGCTGCCGAAGACCGAGATAACCTACGATTTTAAATGCGTGGAAGGGTGGGACCAGATACAACATTGGGCCGGGGTAAAATTCAGCGATTTTATAGCGCATTACAAACTGGATGCTGAGGCAAAATTGCAGTATGTGGGGCTGGAAACACCTGATAAACAATATTATGTGGGTATAGATATGCCCAGTGCCATGCACCCGCAAACCTTGCTGGCCTATCAAATGAACGATGTGCTGTTAAGCGGGAATCACGGGCAGCCTTTAAGGCTGATCATCCCGGTTAAGTATGGCATCAAAAACCTGAAACGCATCGGCACTATGACCTTTAGTAACAGCCGACCACGCGATTACTGGGCCGAACAGGGATATGATTATTTTTCGGGTTTGTAG
- a CDS encoding cytochrome b/b6 domain-containing protein: protein MKVIKEKHPLIMRWTHWINFPVLTIMIWSGMLIYWANDVYSVTIFGHTFVRFFPEWFYSALHIPQRLAEGMAFHFLFMWFFVLNGFFYVLYSIISGEWRYLLPNKHSFREAWLVLLHDLHIRKTAPPQGKYNAAQRIAYTAIIIMGFGSVITGLAIYKPVQFYYLAWICGGYHLARIWHFVLTIGYVFFFLIHIIQVILAGWNNFRAVISGFEVVEEQPKPAIETSSDDEKA from the coding sequence ATGAAAGTAATCAAGGAAAAGCACCCCTTAATTATGCGGTGGACACACTGGATCAACTTCCCGGTGCTTACCATTATGATATGGAGCGGGATGCTGATCTACTGGGCCAACGATGTATACAGCGTCACCATTTTCGGACATACTTTTGTCCGTTTTTTTCCCGAATGGTTTTATAGCGCTTTGCATATACCCCAGAGGCTGGCCGAGGGCATGGCCTTCCACTTCCTGTTCATGTGGTTCTTTGTGCTGAATGGTTTCTTTTATGTGTTATACAGCATCATATCGGGCGAATGGCGCTATTTGTTGCCCAACAAACATTCGTTCAGGGAAGCTTGGCTGGTGCTTTTGCACGATTTACATATACGGAAGACGGCCCCGCCGCAGGGCAAATACAACGCGGCGCAGCGGATAGCTTATACAGCCATTATCATAATGGGTTTTGGTTCGGTTATCACCGGGCTTGCCATTTATAAACCGGTCCAGTTTTATTACCTGGCGTGGATATGCGGCGGGTATCACCTGGCCAGGATATGGCATTTTGTGCTGACGATAGGTTACGTTTTCTTCTTCCTTATCCATATCATCCAGGTTATCCTGGCGGGGTGGAACAATTTTAGGGCGGTAATATCAGGTTTCGAGGTTGTAGAGGAGCAACCCAAACCGGCAATTGAAACAAGCAGCGACGATGAAAAAGCCTGA
- a CDS encoding DUF1223 domain-containing protein — protein sequence MKKMSSFKIFIIAASLGFAAMITEAFIVIKDKDTLKVKTEADKGFAVVELFTSEGCSSCPPADALVARVQKETAGKPVYILAYHVDYWNRLGWKDVFSDAAYSARQQQYARWLNLSSVYTPQAVVNGRKEFVGSENGTLHEAIGSDLQRSSKTELSLNGLRENDGKAELQYQASGTPANAALVVALIEKNATTRVERGENGGRTLSHVQIVRKLQNVNLAGHNSGNVSIALPAGFNADGYEVIAFVQNTSNGEITAAARSGFSSAMSTKAK from the coding sequence ATGAAAAAGATGAGTTCATTTAAAATATTTATTATCGCAGCCAGCCTCGGGTTTGCTGCCATGATAACCGAGGCATTTATTGTTATCAAAGACAAAGACACCCTGAAAGTAAAGACAGAAGCCGATAAAGGCTTTGCAGTAGTTGAACTGTTTACCTCGGAAGGCTGCTCGAGCTGCCCTCCGGCTGATGCCCTGGTGGCGCGTGTTCAAAAAGAAACTGCGGGTAAACCTGTTTATATCCTGGCCTATCACGTGGATTACTGGAACCGCCTGGGCTGGAAGGATGTATTTAGCGATGCGGCTTATTCGGCAAGGCAGCAGCAGTATGCACGCTGGCTTAATTTGTCATCGGTGTATACACCACAGGCTGTTGTAAATGGCAGAAAAGAATTTGTCGGCTCTGAAAACGGCACCTTGCATGAAGCAATAGGGAGTGATTTGCAAAGATCATCAAAAACAGAACTGAGCTTAAATGGCTTGCGCGAAAACGACGGTAAAGCCGAACTGCAATACCAGGCTTCGGGCACGCCTGCGAATGCGGCCCTGGTGGTGGCGCTGATCGAAAAAAATGCGACAACCAGGGTTGAACGGGGTGAGAACGGCGGGCGTACGCTATCGCATGTGCAGATAGTACGTAAACTGCAAAATGTGAACCTTGCAGGGCATAACAGCGGCAACGTTAGTATAGCTTTGCCCGCCGGTTTTAATGCAGACGGGTACGAGGTGATCGCGTTTGTTCAGAATACCTCGAACGGAGAAATTACTGCTGCAGCGAGATCCGGGTTTTCTTCGGCAATGAGCACTAAAGCAAAATAA
- a CDS encoding sigma-70 family RNA polymerase sigma factor: MIIENNQPDPHKWVEAHADYLYAYARARINDDELARDLVQETFLAALEKVKNFEGRSSERTWLTAILRNKVIDVYRKKSSGLVNIDVKQAEEEQADFFDENTGHWTAERAPQPFGIEDSDPLTAKEFNRILMLCMQKLPALWLSVFTMKHIDEESTDTICSELKLTSSNFWVIIHRAKLNLRACLQKNWI; encoded by the coding sequence ATGATAATTGAAAATAATCAACCCGACCCGCATAAATGGGTGGAGGCTCATGCCGACTATCTGTATGCATACGCGCGGGCACGAATAAACGACGATGAACTGGCGCGCGACCTTGTGCAGGAAACTTTCCTCGCAGCGCTCGAAAAGGTTAAAAATTTTGAGGGGCGAAGTTCCGAACGTACCTGGTTAACCGCGATTTTACGAAATAAGGTGATCGATGTCTATCGGAAAAAATCATCAGGACTGGTCAATATCGATGTAAAGCAGGCAGAGGAGGAACAGGCCGATTTTTTTGACGAAAATACCGGGCACTGGACCGCCGAGCGGGCGCCGCAACCGTTTGGTATAGAAGACAGCGACCCGCTGACCGCGAAGGAATTTAACCGCATTTTGATGCTTTGTATGCAAAAGCTGCCGGCGCTTTGGCTATCGGTGTTCACCATGAAGCATATTGACGAGGAAAGCACGGATACCATTTGTTCTGAGCTTAAATTGACCTCCTCAAACTTTTGGGTCATTATTCACCGCGCCAAACTTAACCTGAGGGCCTGCCTTCAAAAAAACTGGATATGA
- a CDS encoding haloacid dehalogenase type II, translated as MKRPFVPVTITAVILLISLSGQSSGQEKPGLRFRAIAFDYFVIFDQNSIIPETDKAFPGKGAEFARMWRSKQFDYCFLQSITHQHTDFFRVTEDALIYTAKALNLPLPDETRKRLMNAYLMLKPWPDAVTALRRLKASGIRIITISNFTRNMLKANATAAGIADLFDDLISTEENDTYKPEPKAYELGMKTTGLKKEEIIFAAFGGWDAYGAKSFGYTTYWVNRFNLPAEELGVKADQTSTGMDGLLTFVFGNQ; from the coding sequence ATGAAAAGGCCATTTGTACCTGTAACTATTACTGCTGTCATTTTATTAATTTCATTATCCGGTCAAAGTTCCGGGCAAGAAAAGCCGGGGCTCCGGTTTAGGGCCATCGCTTTTGACTATTTCGTAATTTTTGATCAAAACTCCATTATTCCGGAAACCGATAAAGCTTTCCCCGGCAAGGGCGCTGAATTTGCGCGGATGTGGCGCAGCAAACAGTTCGATTATTGCTTTTTGCAGTCGATAACCCACCAGCATACCGATTTTTTCAGGGTGACGGAGGATGCATTGATCTACACAGCAAAAGCGCTGAACCTTCCGCTGCCCGATGAAACGCGTAAACGGTTAATGAATGCTTATCTAATGCTAAAGCCGTGGCCCGATGCCGTAACCGCTCTACGCCGGCTGAAAGCGTCGGGTATCCGGATCATTACCATTTCGAATTTTACCCGTAACATGCTTAAGGCAAATGCAACCGCGGCGGGTATCGCCGACCTGTTTGATGATCTGATAAGCACCGAAGAAAATGACACCTATAAGCCCGAGCCGAAAGCTTATGAGTTGGGAATGAAAACAACAGGCCTTAAAAAGGAAGAGATCATCTTCGCCGCATTTGGCGGATGGGATGCCTACGGGGCAAAAAGCTTCGGCTATACCACCTATTGGGTAAACCGCTTTAATTTACCCGCAGAAGAACTGGGTGTAAAAGCCGATCAAACATCAACCGGTATGGACGGGTTGTTGACATTCGTATTCGGCAATCAATAG
- a CDS encoding peroxiredoxin-like family protein, which yields MRKYILIILTSLFALQVSAQNGLQKGADAPTFSAKDNNGKTVDLKAILKSHKAVVLFFYRGQWCPYCNKYIQKLQDSLEYLTGKGAYVIGVTPETSENINKTVEKTSASFSIIQDKGYKIMKDYDVNYTVDADLYSKLKGYGADLEKNNGNTDHILPVPATYVIGKNGKLIFVHFDKNYTKRTSVSELLTAIQGS from the coding sequence ATGAGGAAATATATACTGATTATACTTACGAGCTTATTTGCTTTACAGGTTTCGGCTCAAAACGGCCTTCAAAAAGGTGCGGACGCGCCAACGTTTAGCGCTAAAGACAACAACGGCAAAACTGTCGACCTGAAGGCTATTCTTAAGTCGCACAAAGCGGTTGTGCTGTTCTTTTACCGCGGCCAATGGTGCCCGTACTGCAATAAATACATTCAAAAGCTGCAGGATTCGCTGGAATATCTTACCGGTAAAGGCGCTTACGTTATTGGCGTAACACCCGAGACAAGCGAAAACATTAACAAAACCGTCGAAAAAACAAGTGCCTCTTTTTCTATTATACAGGATAAGGGATATAAAATAATGAAGGATTACGATGTGAACTATACCGTTGATGCCGATCTCTATTCAAAATTGAAAGGCTATGGTGCCGACCTGGAAAAGAACAACGGTAATACCGACCATATTCTTCCGGTACCGGCAACCTATGTAATTGGCAAAAACGGGAAATTGATCTTTGTTCACTTCGATAAAAATTATACCAAAAGAACGTCTGTAAGCGAGTTATTGACCGCCATCCAGGGTTCATAA
- a CDS encoding ATP-binding cassette domain-containing protein — protein sequence MITVDIEKKLKAYKGQQVLKIARQFPVGSITKIYGPSGAGKTTFLKVIAGLIGPEKGKITFGDAVWVDTDARINLSPKKRKVGFVFQNYALFPNMTVLEHLRYASPNDSWIARLLRIGKLETFADHKPEYLSGGQQQRLAILRALATKPKLLLMDEPFSALDPEMRRILIKELRAIWNEQGTTVMIVSHNPQELGGFTNQELYIEGI from the coding sequence ATGATCACAGTCGACATAGAGAAAAAGCTGAAGGCTTACAAAGGACAGCAGGTGTTGAAAATTGCCCGGCAGTTTCCGGTGGGCAGTATCACCAAAATTTACGGGCCGTCGGGCGCGGGCAAAACCACGTTTCTAAAGGTGATCGCCGGGCTCATCGGGCCTGAAAAGGGGAAGATCACGTTCGGCGATGCCGTTTGGGTGGATACAGATGCCCGGATAAACCTGTCACCCAAAAAACGGAAAGTAGGTTTTGTGTTCCAGAATTATGCCCTGTTCCCCAACATGACCGTGCTGGAACATTTGCGGTATGCAAGCCCGAACGATAGCTGGATAGCACGATTGCTGCGGATAGGTAAGCTGGAAACCTTTGCCGATCATAAGCCTGAGTACCTTTCGGGCGGACAGCAGCAAAGGCTGGCTATTTTGCGGGCCCTCGCAACCAAGCCCAAACTGTTACTGATGGACGAACCATTCTCGGCACTCGACCCGGAAATGCGGAGGATCCTGATCAAAGAATTACGGGCGATTTGGAATGAACAGGGAACAACGGTAATGATAGTTAGCCATAACCCGCAGGAACTCGGCGGCTTCACCAACCAGGAATTGTATATTGAAGGGATTTAA
- the modB gene encoding molybdate ABC transporter permease subunit, which translates to MDLTPIWLTLKLAAITTLVLLIIGLPLAYWLSKRRSIFKIIIEAIITMPLVLPPSVLGFYLLLAFSPQHGIGKWLHNTFDLQLVFSFQGLVLASAIYSLPFMIGPIKSALQQLPGSLSEASYTLGDTDWQTFVNILLPNIRASVWTAAILTFAHTLGEFGVVLMIGGNIPGVTRVASIAVYDSVENMDYHSANIYSLILFSITFVMVIAVFVFNKYKAKSPLE; encoded by the coding sequence ATGGATCTAACCCCGATATGGCTTACGCTCAAACTGGCTGCTATCACCACTTTGGTGTTGCTGATCATCGGGTTGCCCTTAGCTTACTGGTTATCTAAAAGACGTTCGATATTCAAGATCATCATCGAGGCTATCATTACCATGCCGCTGGTGCTGCCGCCATCTGTGCTGGGTTTTTACCTGCTGCTGGCCTTTAGCCCGCAGCACGGCATTGGCAAGTGGCTGCATAACACGTTCGATCTGCAGTTGGTATTTTCCTTCCAGGGTTTGGTGCTGGCCTCTGCCATTTACAGCCTGCCGTTTATGATCGGTCCCATCAAATCAGCTTTGCAACAACTGCCCGGATCACTTTCCGAAGCGTCATATACACTTGGAGACACCGACTGGCAAACTTTTGTCAATATCCTGTTGCCCAATATCCGTGCTTCGGTATGGACGGCTGCCATCCTTACCTTTGCCCATACCCTGGGCGAATTTGGCGTAGTGCTGATGATAGGCGGTAATATACCGGGGGTTACCAGGGTGGCATCTATAGCCGTTTATGATTCGGTGGAGAACATGGATTATCATTCGGCAAATATTTACTCGCTCATCCTTTTTAGCATTACGTTTGTGATGGTAATAGCCGTTTTTGTTTTCAATAAATATAAAGCCAAAAGCCCGCTGGAATGA
- the modA gene encoding molybdate ABC transporter substrate-binding protein, with translation MKKKVSAKRIKGIALTLILSFLLSIPSLAQTIKVAVAANLQGVIKVLQKDFKAKTGIEIQPIVGSSGNLSAQIKNGAPFDVFLSADMTFPETLYNEGFAAKEPAVYAYGSLIICSTQDIGFENWERELLSPRVKKIAIANPKIAPYGKAAEEALKKKGILDDVQSKIVSGESIAQVNTYITTGVVDAGFTTRALIKDLEGKKKLYWQAINPGFYEPIKQGMILIKASKEAANAEKFYQYMMSPEAKKILKEYGYK, from the coding sequence ATGAAAAAGAAAGTTTCAGCCAAACGAATAAAAGGCATAGCCCTAACCCTTATATTAAGCTTCTTACTGTCCATCCCGTCACTTGCACAAACCATCAAAGTAGCGGTAGCAGCAAACCTTCAAGGCGTTATAAAAGTATTGCAAAAGGATTTTAAGGCAAAAACAGGCATTGAAATTCAGCCGATCGTGGGTTCATCGGGCAACCTGTCGGCACAGATCAAAAACGGTGCGCCTTTCGATGTATTTTTATCGGCCGATATGACCTTCCCCGAAACACTATATAACGAAGGTTTTGCCGCAAAAGAACCAGCGGTATATGCCTACGGCAGCCTTATCATTTGCAGCACCCAGGATATAGGCTTTGAAAATTGGGAGCGCGAACTGTTGAGCCCCCGTGTAAAGAAGATCGCGATAGCAAACCCCAAAATAGCGCCTTACGGCAAAGCGGCGGAAGAAGCCTTGAAAAAGAAAGGAATTTTAGATGATGTGCAGTCAAAAATAGTTTCGGGCGAAAGCATTGCGCAGGTAAATACCTATATTACTACCGGAGTGGTTGATGCTGGTTTTACCACACGTGCGCTGATCAAGGATTTGGAAGGCAAGAAAAAACTATACTGGCAGGCCATTAACCCCGGGTTCTATGAGCCGATAAAACAGGGAATGATCCTTATTAAAGCGTCCAAAGAAGCTGCTAATGCAGAAAAGTTTTATCAATACATGATGAGCCCCGAAGCGAAAAAGATATTGAAGGAGTACGGGTATAAATAA
- a CDS encoding glycoside hydrolase family 5 protein: MKKNILAVVFFALLLPFCIKAQPGFITVKGKDVIGPDGKPFIMRGTNLGNWLIPEGYMFKFDKTNSPRLINEAITELIGPGEAKKFWEKYLHNYITEGDIHYLKSIGVNSIRIPFNYRLFTSEDYLGANDPNRGFELIDPVISWCKKEGIYVILDMHAAPGGQTGDNIDDGYGYPFLFKSEASQKQCAEIWARIAGHYKNEPIIIGYDLLNEPIATYFDAGDFNPSLEPVYKLITAAIRTVDKNHIVILGGAQWDSNFKPFGPPFDAKLIYQFHKYWTDPTKAVIQDYIDFRDKYNVPIYCGETGENKDEWVKQFKDVLEQNNIGWHYWPYKKMENLSGFVTFDKPANYDKIIEYAAKQRSSFEDIRKVGPVDREQVKKALYDFIENSRFEHCRVNKGYVGALGFKTN, encoded by the coding sequence ATGAAGAAGAACATACTTGCAGTTGTGTTTTTTGCACTGCTGCTGCCTTTTTGCATAAAGGCGCAACCGGGCTTCATCACCGTTAAGGGTAAAGACGTCATCGGGCCCGATGGCAAGCCATTCATCATGCGGGGCACTAACCTGGGTAACTGGCTCATACCCGAAGGGTATATGTTCAAATTCGACAAAACAAATTCGCCCAGGCTTATCAACGAAGCGATAACCGAGCTGATAGGGCCTGGCGAAGCCAAAAAATTCTGGGAGAAATACCTGCACAACTATATTACCGAAGGTGATATTCATTACCTGAAAAGCATCGGCGTAAATTCCATCCGAATACCTTTTAATTACCGCCTTTTTACCAGTGAAGATTATCTTGGGGCCAACGACCCCAACAGGGGTTTTGAACTGATCGATCCTGTCATTAGCTGGTGTAAAAAAGAGGGTATTTACGTGATATTGGATATGCATGCGGCGCCCGGCGGACAGACCGGCGATAATATTGACGACGGATACGGCTATCCATTCCTGTTCAAAAGTGAAGCCAGCCAAAAGCAGTGTGCCGAAATTTGGGCCCGCATTGCCGGTCATTATAAAAATGAGCCTATCATAATTGGATACGACCTGCTGAATGAACCTATTGCCACTTATTTTGACGCCGGCGATTTTAATCCTTCGCTCGAACCCGTTTATAAATTGATAACAGCTGCTATCCGCACCGTGGATAAGAATCATATCGTGATACTGGGCGGCGCGCAATGGGACAGCAATTTTAAACCTTTTGGGCCACCGTTCGATGCAAAACTCATTTACCAGTTCCATAAATACTGGACCGACCCTACCAAAGCCGTCATACAGGATTATATCGACTTCAGGGATAAATACAATGTGCCCATTTACTGCGGCGAAACAGGCGAAAACAAGGACGAATGGGTAAAGCAGTTTAAAGATGTGCTGGAGCAAAACAACATTGGCTGGCACTATTGGCCATACAAAAAAATGGAGAACCTGAGCGGCTTCGTCACCTTTGACAAGCCAGCCAATTATGATAAGATCATTGAATACGCTGCAAAACAACGAAGCAGCTTTGAAGATATACGCAAAGTTGGCCCGGTAGACCGCGAACAGGTAAAAAAAGCGTTGTATGATTTTATAGAGAACAGCCGCTTTGAACACTGCCGCGTTAACAAAGGCTACGTTGGCGCGCTCGGCTTTAAGACCAATTGA
- a CDS encoding glycoside hydrolase family 16 protein produces the protein MRTSILKKTILPALAIIPGIIGLYSCSKSKSDPSNNVIIKTDTTVKPVYALVWSDEFDEANIDDTKWGFDLGNLGVNNEKEFYQAKNASISNGNLVITANKELVSGQPYTSARMKTQDKFSMTYGRIEARIKMPMGQGMWPAFWMLGANINTVSWPTCGELDIMEHINATNVIYGTMHWNGGSGHVSYGSTTMTTPADYHVYAIEWDAKQIRWYVDNTLYQTGNILGNINNTGAFHLPFFILLNLAVGGDFPGAAVDESILPASMYVDYVRVYKQTN, from the coding sequence ATGAGAACATCCATACTCAAAAAAACTATCCTTCCGGCATTGGCCATCATCCCTGGCATTATCGGGCTGTATTCGTGCAGCAAATCAAAATCGGACCCGTCGAATAACGTCATTATAAAAACGGATACGACGGTAAAACCTGTGTATGCATTGGTGTGGTCGGATGAGTTCGACGAGGCGAATATCGATGATACCAAATGGGGTTTTGACCTCGGTAATCTCGGCGTGAATAACGAAAAAGAATTTTACCAGGCTAAAAATGCTTCGATAAGTAATGGCAACCTGGTTATTACCGCCAATAAGGAACTGGTTTCGGGCCAGCCCTACACCTCTGCGCGCATGAAAACCCAGGACAAGTTTTCCATGACCTACGGACGCATCGAAGCGCGTATAAAAATGCCAATGGGACAGGGTATGTGGCCGGCATTCTGGATGCTTGGTGCCAACATCAACACGGTTTCGTGGCCAACCTGTGGCGAACTGGACATTATGGAGCATATTAATGCCACCAACGTGATATACGGAACCATGCACTGGAACGGCGGCAGCGGCCACGTATCGTACGGCAGTACCACCATGACAACACCGGCCGATTACCATGTGTATGCCATTGAATGGGACGCCAAACAGATCCGCTGGTATGTTGACAATACGCTTTATCAAACCGGCAATATTTTGGGCAACATCAACAACACCGGCGCTTTCCATTTGCCTTTCTTCATCCTGTTGAACCTTGCGGTAGGCGGCGATTTCCCCGGAGCCGCGGTTGATGAAAGCATTTTACCGGCAAGTATGTATGTAGACTACGTACGGGTGTACAAGCAAACGAATTAA